In Streptomyces sp. NBC_00483, a single window of DNA contains:
- a CDS encoding LacI family DNA-binding transcriptional regulator, translating into MARQRSTAPGGSGHRERRRATVVDVAKHAGVSTATVSRVMNRNYPVAAATRERVEAAARELGYVANAHARALAGSSGRTVGIIVSELIDPFYAYIARGVEREATAGDRLCLVCCTQGDPQRELAFIELMHERRADAVVLVGGSVDDPDYRAELSRRAHELAADGAKLVLCGRPSLGEGVPTVDVEYDNEGGAFAITDHLITRGHRRILYLGGPPALSTARDRLAGHRRALELRGIDRVPELEQPGAFGRSFGYRRMSELLRDGPEFTAVFAANDIVAAGAAQALEEAGLRVPEDVSLVGYDDIPVAQELRPRLTTVRIPLEEMGRQAVRVALNGGDEDDWRAPTIGTLRLGTHIVVRDSVAPPAAARGRGSSGSSGSRRQA; encoded by the coding sequence ATGGCCCGGCAACGATCGACGGCGCCCGGCGGCTCCGGTCACCGGGAGCGGCGCCGCGCGACGGTGGTCGACGTCGCCAAGCACGCCGGGGTCTCCACGGCCACCGTCTCCCGCGTGATGAACCGCAACTACCCGGTCGCCGCGGCCACCCGCGAGCGCGTCGAAGCGGCGGCGCGCGAGCTGGGTTACGTGGCCAACGCCCACGCCCGCGCCCTCGCCGGCAGTTCGGGGCGCACGGTCGGCATCATCGTGAGCGAACTGATCGACCCGTTCTACGCGTACATCGCGCGCGGCGTCGAACGCGAGGCGACCGCGGGCGACCGGCTGTGCCTGGTGTGCTGCACGCAGGGCGATCCCCAGCGCGAGCTGGCCTTCATCGAGCTGATGCACGAGCGGCGGGCGGACGCGGTGGTGCTGGTCGGCGGGAGCGTCGACGATCCCGACTACCGCGCGGAACTCTCGCGCAGAGCCCATGAGTTGGCCGCGGACGGCGCCAAGCTCGTGCTGTGCGGGCGCCCCTCTCTTGGCGAGGGTGTGCCCACGGTGGACGTGGAGTACGACAACGAGGGCGGCGCGTTCGCCATCACCGACCATCTGATCACCCGGGGGCACCGGCGGATCCTCTACCTGGGCGGCCCGCCCGCGCTGTCGACGGCGCGCGACCGGCTCGCCGGGCACCGGCGCGCGCTCGAGCTGCGCGGCATCGACCGGGTCCCCGAGCTGGAGCAGCCGGGCGCCTTCGGCCGGTCCTTCGGCTACCGGCGCATGAGCGAACTGCTGCGGGACGGGCCGGAGTTCACGGCGGTCTTCGCGGCCAACGACATCGTCGCCGCCGGGGCCGCGCAGGCGCTGGAGGAGGCCGGGCTTCGGGTACCGGAGGACGTGTCGCTGGTCGGCTACGACGACATTCCGGTGGCCCAGGAACTGCGGCCGCGCCTGACCACGGTCCGCATCCCGCTGGAGGAGATGGGCCGACAGGCCGTGCGGGTCGCCCTGAACGGCGGGGACGAGGACGACTGGCGCGCCCCCACGATCGGCACGCTGCGCCTGGGCACGCACATCGTGGTCCGTGACTCCGTGGCTCCCCCGGCGGCGGCGCGTGGCCGCGGGAGCAGCGGGAGCAGCGGGAGCCGTCGGCAGGCCTGA
- a CDS encoding hydroxyacid dehydrogenase produces the protein MHSSVVDDVFPPAVRVRLEDTADIRPPHVLREFTSPQARAALAECEVLLTGWGCPPIDTTVLDGAPRLRAVIHAAGTVKPFLGREAYERGIAVSSAAAANAVPVAEFTLAAIIMGAKRAFPLAHLFRTRRTHRTDADLDRHHWLGTRGLTVGVVGASHVGRRVVRLLRSLDVEVLLYDPYIEDTEAVLLGVTRTDLDTLLTASDVVTLHAPDTDETRQLLDARRLDLLRPGTLLVNTARGPLVDTEALVEHLVSGRIDAVLDVTDPEPLPADHPLWDLPNVLITPHMAGAQGNEVGRLGALAVDELTRYAHGAPLDHPVRLDDLEHIA, from the coding sequence ATGCACTCCTCGGTCGTCGACGACGTCTTCCCACCCGCCGTACGGGTCCGGCTCGAGGACACGGCCGACATCCGGCCGCCGCACGTCCTGCGCGAGTTCACCAGCCCACAGGCGCGCGCCGCGCTCGCCGAGTGCGAGGTGCTGCTCACCGGCTGGGGCTGCCCGCCCATCGACACCACCGTGCTCGACGGCGCGCCCCGGCTGCGCGCGGTCATCCACGCGGCCGGCACCGTCAAGCCGTTCCTGGGGCGGGAGGCCTACGAGCGCGGTATCGCGGTGTCGTCGGCCGCCGCCGCCAATGCCGTGCCGGTCGCCGAGTTCACCCTCGCGGCGATCATCATGGGCGCCAAGCGGGCCTTCCCGCTCGCCCATCTCTTCCGCACAAGGCGCACCCACCGCACCGATGCCGACCTGGACCGGCACCACTGGCTCGGCACCCGCGGCCTCACCGTCGGGGTCGTCGGCGCCTCGCACGTCGGCCGCCGGGTGGTGCGGCTGCTGCGCTCGCTCGACGTCGAGGTCCTCCTGTACGACCCGTACATCGAGGACACCGAGGCCGTCCTGCTCGGCGTCACCCGCACCGACCTGGACACCCTGCTCACCGCGAGCGACGTGGTCACCCTGCACGCGCCCGACACCGACGAGACCCGGCAGCTGCTCGACGCCCGCCGCCTGGACCTGTTGCGTCCCGGCACCCTGCTGGTCAACACCGCGCGCGGGCCCCTCGTGGACACGGAGGCCCTGGTCGAGCACCTGGTCAGCGGGCGGATCGACGCCGTGCTCGATGTGACGGACCCGGAGCCACTGCCCGCCGACCATCCGCTGTGGGACCTGCCCAACGTCCTCATCACGCCGCACATGGCGGGCGCCCAGGGCAACGAGGTGGGGCGGCTCGGCGCGCTCGCCGTCGACGAGCTCACCCGGTACGCGCACGGCGCTCCGCTCGACCACCCCGTCCGCCTCGACGACTTGGAGCACATCGCGTGA
- a CDS encoding ABC transporter permease — MTASAPPSAVPGTIRRTLWQRVKRDKVMLLLCLPGFLYFVVFHYVPLLGYMVAFQDYQPYLGYMHSAWTGFANFASAFADPDFWSATANTLEIALVQLVLFFPVPIGLAMLLSSIVSDKLRRFVQSVVYLPHFIGWVIIVSIFQQILGGAGAVPDLLEAVGLPHYDMMTDPNAFPWLLALQVMWKDAGWGTIIILAALLNIDRGLYEAAAMDGAARRRRFWHVTLPGLAPVLVLLLILNLGNILTVGFEQILLQRDAVGPGAGEVLDTYVYFHGIKDNQWGTAAAVGLVKAVIGTALVIGANKFAHRLGHEGVYRGADR, encoded by the coding sequence ATGACTGCTTCCGCGCCACCCTCAGCCGTGCCCGGCACCATCCGCAGAACCCTGTGGCAGCGCGTCAAGCGCGACAAGGTGATGCTGCTGCTCTGCCTGCCCGGCTTCCTGTACTTCGTGGTGTTCCACTACGTGCCGCTGCTCGGCTACATGGTGGCCTTCCAGGACTACCAGCCCTATCTGGGCTACATGCACAGCGCCTGGACCGGCTTCGCCAACTTCGCGAGCGCCTTCGCCGACCCCGACTTCTGGTCGGCGACCGCGAACACGCTGGAGATCGCGCTCGTCCAACTGGTCCTGTTCTTCCCGGTGCCGATCGGGCTCGCGATGCTGCTCAGCAGCATCGTCAGCGACAAGCTGCGGCGCTTCGTGCAGAGCGTCGTCTACCTGCCGCACTTCATCGGCTGGGTCATCATCGTCTCGATCTTCCAGCAGATCCTCGGTGGCGCGGGGGCGGTCCCGGACCTGCTGGAAGCGGTCGGCCTGCCGCACTACGACATGATGACCGACCCGAATGCCTTCCCCTGGCTGCTCGCGCTGCAGGTCATGTGGAAGGACGCCGGCTGGGGCACCATCATCATCCTCGCCGCGCTCCTGAACATCGACCGCGGCCTGTACGAGGCGGCTGCCATGGACGGCGCCGCGCGCCGGCGCCGGTTCTGGCACGTGACGCTGCCCGGCCTCGCCCCGGTGCTCGTACTGCTGCTGATCCTCAACCTCGGCAACATTCTCACGGTCGGTTTCGAACAGATCCTGCTGCAGCGCGACGCCGTCGGCCCGGGCGCCGGCGAAGTGCTCGATACCTACGTCTACTTCCACGGCATCAAGGACAACCAGTGGGGCACCGCGGCCGCCGTCGGTCTGGTGAAGGCGGTCATCGGCACGGCCCTGGTCATCGGCGCCAACAAGTTCGCCCACCGGCTCGGACATGAAGGGGTGTACAGAGGTGCTGACCGCTGA
- a CDS encoding carbohydrate ABC transporter permease has protein sequence MERPTRVGLALKGLALVVVVALVAYPLLGVIGTSFASQTDIIHANGLVLWPDHPNLDAYRTAFTGGRVTRALFVSIAVTLAGTVCSLLATIGMAYGLSRRGIVGGRFLLMTALFTMLFNAGVIPNFLLVKELGLYNTFAALVLPTMVSAFNLVVMRAFFMNLPEELYDAAKVDGAGDFRTLIQVVLPLSKAVIAVVGLFYAVAYWNAYFNALLYLGDNDKWPLPMVLRTFILQGQNLDTAAAGEAIAPQQAVQMAVLVIAVVPILLVYPFLQRYFTKGVLTGAVKG, from the coding sequence ATGGAGCGCCCCACCAGGGTGGGACTCGCCCTCAAGGGCCTCGCCCTGGTCGTCGTCGTGGCCCTCGTCGCGTACCCGCTGCTCGGTGTGATCGGGACGAGCTTCGCCTCGCAGACCGACATCATCCACGCCAACGGGCTCGTCCTGTGGCCCGACCACCCCAACCTCGACGCCTACCGCACGGCCTTCACCGGGGGCCGGGTCACCCGCGCCCTGTTCGTGAGCATCGCGGTCACCCTCGCGGGCACCGTCTGCAGCCTGCTCGCCACCATCGGCATGGCGTACGGCCTGTCGCGGCGCGGCATCGTCGGAGGCCGCTTCCTGCTGATGACCGCCCTGTTCACGATGCTGTTCAACGCGGGCGTCATCCCCAACTTCCTGCTGGTCAAGGAGCTCGGCCTCTACAACACCTTCGCCGCCCTGGTCCTGCCCACCATGGTCAGCGCCTTCAACCTCGTGGTGATGCGGGCGTTCTTCATGAACCTGCCGGAGGAGCTGTACGACGCCGCGAAGGTCGACGGCGCGGGCGACTTCCGCACCCTGATACAGGTCGTGCTGCCCCTGTCGAAGGCGGTCATCGCCGTCGTCGGCCTCTTCTACGCGGTCGCCTACTGGAACGCGTACTTCAACGCCCTGCTCTACCTCGGCGACAACGACAAGTGGCCGCTGCCCATGGTGCTGCGCACCTTCATCCTCCAGGGACAGAACCTCGACACCGCCGCGGCCGGTGAGGCGATAGCCCCGCAGCAGGCCGTGCAGATGGCCGTGCTCGTGATCGCGGTCGTGCCGATCCTGCTCGTCTACCCGTTCCTCCAGCGCTACTTCACCAAGGGCGTCCTCACCGGCGCCGTCAAGGGCTGA
- a CDS encoding extracellular solute-binding protein — MPGTTTMNRRTMLRWGVGAGLGVAAAPLLAACGDGGTAAKAEAKSAKLLPATAIRNIGIEADLPGTVAGVPAAFLKYPTEMARATKGTSLKGAKKITAVTETFAPLPPERGKNVAWREIEKLLGTKVDFTAVPADDYPAKFSTMVAGDQLPDIFMYPETGGVDNKAAFLASTCADLTPHLAGGKVKKYPNLAAIPEYAWKEAIFGGKLYGIPIARSGSGGAGFYRADLFKQAGVDSLDEIDSLERLVELAKELTDTKKKQYFFAGSGTNLLAMSAGAQYFWTHDTKSGKWTYQLEDEAYRHAVETAAKLYKAGCFYPGTVQMSGAQKAQYTDLFKNGKAAYVYDGMPSYLTTGTGYVDAMSAIDKSFDVRPMVPVGKDAVAWSDNPSLENCHITKASRGRVEEILRLADFAAAPFGSLEYTLMNYGVEGTDYKRDKHGTPVLTKQGTQDVTVPWTKLASAAPAFFSATHPEAARYAHEAYTKLIPMLAEDPTRGYTSPTWDSKGLGSLYTIHLDGVKDLVTGRKPLSSYDALVKKWRNAGGDKCRAEFKQAAEQGGKKGAK; from the coding sequence ATGCCCGGCACCACGACCATGAACCGCCGCACCATGCTCCGCTGGGGTGTCGGCGCCGGGCTCGGCGTCGCCGCCGCGCCCCTGCTCGCCGCGTGCGGCGACGGCGGCACGGCCGCCAAGGCGGAGGCCAAGAGCGCCAAGCTGCTGCCGGCCACGGCCATCCGCAACATCGGCATCGAGGCCGACCTGCCCGGCACCGTCGCGGGCGTGCCCGCCGCGTTCCTGAAGTACCCCACCGAGATGGCCCGGGCCACCAAGGGCACCTCGCTCAAGGGAGCCAAGAAGATCACCGCGGTGACCGAGACCTTCGCCCCGCTGCCCCCGGAGCGCGGCAAGAACGTCGCCTGGCGGGAGATAGAGAAGCTGCTGGGCACCAAGGTCGACTTCACGGCGGTGCCGGCCGACGACTACCCGGCGAAGTTCTCCACGATGGTCGCCGGTGACCAGCTGCCCGACATCTTCATGTACCCGGAGACCGGCGGCGTCGACAACAAGGCGGCCTTCCTCGCCTCCACGTGCGCGGACCTCACCCCGCACCTCGCCGGAGGCAAGGTCAAGAAGTACCCCAACCTGGCGGCGATCCCCGAGTACGCCTGGAAGGAGGCCATCTTCGGCGGGAAGCTCTACGGCATCCCGATCGCCAGGTCCGGCAGCGGCGGCGCCGGCTTCTACCGCGCGGACCTGTTCAAGCAGGCGGGCGTGGACAGCCTCGACGAGATCGACAGCCTGGAGCGGCTCGTCGAGCTGGCCAAGGAGCTGACCGACACCAAGAAGAAGCAGTACTTCTTCGCGGGCAGTGGCACGAACCTGCTCGCCATGTCGGCCGGCGCCCAGTACTTCTGGACGCACGACACCAAGTCCGGCAAGTGGACGTACCAGTTGGAGGACGAGGCCTACCGGCACGCCGTCGAGACGGCCGCCAAGCTGTACAAGGCGGGCTGCTTCTACCCCGGCACCGTACAGATGTCGGGCGCCCAGAAGGCGCAGTACACCGACCTGTTCAAGAACGGCAAGGCCGCGTACGTGTACGACGGCATGCCCTCCTACCTCACCACCGGCACCGGGTACGTCGACGCGATGAGTGCCATCGACAAGTCCTTCGACGTCCGCCCGATGGTGCCGGTCGGCAAGGACGCGGTCGCCTGGAGCGACAACCCCTCCCTGGAGAACTGCCACATCACCAAGGCGAGCCGGGGCCGGGTCGAGGAGATCCTGCGGCTCGCCGACTTCGCCGCCGCGCCCTTCGGCTCGCTCGAGTACACCCTCATGAACTACGGCGTCGAGGGCACCGACTACAAGCGCGACAAGCACGGCACGCCCGTCCTCACCAAGCAGGGCACGCAGGACGTGACCGTGCCCTGGACCAAGCTGGCCTCGGCCGCTCCCGCCTTCTTCAGCGCCACACACCCCGAGGCGGCCCGCTACGCCCACGAGGCGTACACGAAGCTCATTCCGATGCTCGCCGAGGACCCCACGCGGGGCTACACCTCTCCCACCTGGGACTCCAAGGGGCTCGGCAGCCTGTACACGATCCACCTCGACGGCGTGAAGGACCTCGTCACCGGGCGCAAGCCGCTCTCGTCGTACGACGCCCTGGTCAAGAAGTGGCGCAACGCGGGCGGCGACAAGTGCCGCGCCGAGTTCAAGCAGGCCGCCGAGCAGGGCGGGAAGAAGGGGGCCAAGTGA
- a CDS encoding M1 family metallopeptidase yields the protein MSTSRRTFLTAATGAAVAVPLFGAPAYAAGFDPRPGSDGVGDPLFPTLGNGGYQVDHYDLTFDFTPGTYDFTASVTLRARATHDLSAFNLDTDGHTIDSVTVEGRQARTALTLGQSGQELTVTPAAPIHKGAPFTTTVRYHGNGKAPRAGLTGWRFGTDGGFASAVQSSRADTFLPCNDTPSDKATWAFHITAPKGYIAAANGELTGKDHRGDGSTVWHFALRERMPTELLGIAVVKGTYLYGSSHTGLRLRHIVPQGREDFYAPIVSRTPDHLAWLEAKFGPYPFSVYGVHIYDGYTDALENTTLTLMGTNWFKDDAAGHPTYENTMVHELTHQWFGDSVTPHDWQQAWLNEGPAVYYAALYSEERGWSRMVDKMQATYEKLDAIRVTDGPPGLPKALGGTNIYDGGALVLYALRLRVGQGKFDRVMGLWPRRFRDRTVTSEDFIRHAVDVTGERGIDPFLREWLFGAKNPPMA from the coding sequence GTGAGCACCAGCAGACGCACGTTCCTCACCGCCGCGACCGGAGCGGCGGTCGCCGTCCCCCTGTTCGGCGCCCCGGCGTACGCCGCGGGCTTCGACCCCCGACCCGGCTCCGACGGCGTCGGCGACCCGCTGTTCCCGACCCTCGGCAACGGCGGCTACCAGGTCGACCACTACGACCTCACCTTCGACTTCACCCCGGGCACCTACGACTTCACGGCCTCGGTGACCCTGCGCGCCCGAGCCACGCACGACCTGTCGGCCTTCAACCTCGACACGGACGGACACACCATCGACTCCGTCACGGTCGAAGGACGGCAGGCACGCACCGCCCTCACCCTCGGCCAGTCCGGCCAGGAGCTGACCGTCACCCCGGCCGCACCGATCCACAAGGGCGCCCCGTTCACGACCACCGTCCGCTACCACGGCAACGGCAAGGCGCCACGGGCCGGGCTCACCGGATGGCGCTTCGGGACGGACGGCGGATTCGCCTCGGCCGTGCAGTCCTCGCGCGCGGACACGTTCCTGCCGTGCAACGACACCCCGTCCGACAAGGCCACCTGGGCCTTCCACATCACCGCGCCCAAGGGCTACATCGCGGCGGCCAACGGCGAGTTGACCGGCAAGGACCACCGCGGCGACGGCTCCACCGTGTGGCACTTCGCGCTGCGCGAGCGGATGCCCACGGAGCTGCTCGGTATCGCCGTGGTCAAGGGCACGTACCTGTATGGCAGTTCGCACACCGGGCTGCGTCTGCGGCACATCGTCCCGCAGGGCCGCGAGGACTTCTACGCGCCGATCGTCTCCCGCACGCCGGACCATCTCGCGTGGCTGGAGGCGAAGTTCGGCCCGTACCCGTTCTCCGTCTACGGCGTCCACATCTACGACGGGTACACCGACGCCCTCGAGAACACGACGCTCACCCTGATGGGCACCAACTGGTTCAAGGACGACGCGGCCGGCCACCCCACGTACGAGAACACCATGGTCCACGAGCTGACCCACCAGTGGTTCGGCGACAGTGTCACCCCGCACGACTGGCAGCAGGCCTGGCTCAACGAGGGGCCCGCGGTGTACTACGCGGCCCTGTACAGCGAGGAGCGGGGGTGGTCGCGGATGGTCGACAAGATGCAGGCCACGTACGAGAAGCTGGACGCGATACGTGTGACGGACGGGCCGCCCGGGCTGCCCAAGGCGCTCGGCGGCACGAATATCTACGACGGCGGCGCGCTCGTGCTGTACGCGCTGCGACTCCGTGTGGGGCAGGGGAAGTTCGACCGGGTGATGGGGTTGTGGCCGCGGCGCTTCCGGGACCGGACCGTCACCAGCGAGGACTTCATCCGGCACGCGGTGGATGTGACGGGGGAGCGGGGCATTGATCCGTTCCTGCGGGAGTGGTTGTTCGGGGCGAAGAATCCGCCGATGGCCTGA
- a CDS encoding galactose-binding domain-containing protein — protein sequence MRSAIRATMMALLSAAAMGLTLLPAPRATAADTAVLYAAPHGSGTACTITRPCSLDGARDAARALAGRSVRVELAGGTYALSHPLELGAKDSGVTWAAAPGARPVLSGGRAITDWSANADGTWTAPVPEGVMPRQLFVDGVRAVRARGDSCAASVCDATKTGMTGASRTGIDRWERPTDAEAVIRVRWRNYHCRIASVSGDLMTFAQPCWTNSSSGTDRTGPAWDTTTVDSSRYAKVSYFENARELLDKPGEFAWDSAARTVTYLPREGENPRRFQAITPATEGLVNVDGAHDVRLTGIGFAYAAYRQPDTDEGYAGTQAGLTLTGATGPVDHAGRHYTKPAAALTVRGGRDVVVDDADFTRLGGAGVVFEQGTQDSTLTRSRFTDLSSGAAYIGNTEPRPTAELTGARNSVSYNTVRRTGVEYTDAVGIWAGYEAGTVIDHNTLDDLPYSGISVGWGWNQPEVQKSVLRDNRITNNRITNAMRVSYDQHDGGAIYTQGAQPGTVISGNYLNRSAYGNTERDGNGIYLDEQSSHITVTRNVLTRLGYKWVSNWADYGIDNHATGNWTDTDAPALGGTGSTLTANHTKLDRLPAEALKVAGSAGADPHGRVEQLRRDLARTGTATQSSTDGTATAARATDGDTSTDTRTQSEPGAWWQVDLGAVRHIGQVEVWNDASTTTADFDVQLASSADFSDATTAHITGKALRPTLIDTDEEARYVRIKLKGAGRVGLSHVLVHP from the coding sequence ATGAGATCGGCCATCCGCGCCACCATGATGGCGTTACTGTCCGCCGCGGCGATGGGGCTCACGCTCTTGCCGGCACCCCGCGCGACCGCAGCCGACACGGCGGTCCTGTACGCCGCGCCCCACGGCTCTGGTACGGCCTGCACCATCACCCGCCCCTGCTCGCTCGACGGTGCCCGTGACGCCGCGCGGGCCCTCGCCGGACGAAGTGTCCGTGTCGAACTGGCCGGTGGCACCTACGCGTTGAGCCACCCGCTCGAACTCGGCGCCAAGGACTCCGGTGTCACCTGGGCCGCCGCGCCCGGTGCCCGGCCCGTGCTCTCCGGAGGGCGCGCGATCACCGACTGGTCCGCCAATGCCGACGGCACTTGGACGGCGCCGGTGCCGGAAGGTGTCATGCCGCGACAGCTCTTCGTCGACGGCGTACGGGCCGTCCGCGCGCGCGGCGACTCCTGCGCCGCCTCCGTGTGCGACGCCACCAAGACGGGCATGACCGGCGCCTCACGCACCGGCATCGACCGGTGGGAGCGGCCCACCGACGCCGAGGCCGTCATCCGGGTGCGCTGGCGCAACTACCACTGCCGGATCGCCTCGGTCAGCGGCGACCTCATGACGTTCGCCCAGCCCTGCTGGACCAACTCCTCCTCCGGCACCGACCGCACCGGACCTGCCTGGGACACCACCACCGTCGACTCCAGCCGCTACGCGAAGGTGTCCTACTTCGAGAACGCCCGCGAACTCCTCGACAAGCCGGGCGAGTTCGCGTGGGATTCCGCTGCGCGGACCGTCACGTACCTGCCCCGCGAGGGCGAGAATCCGCGCCGATTCCAGGCGATCACCCCCGCCACGGAAGGGCTCGTGAACGTCGACGGCGCCCACGACGTCCGCCTCACCGGCATCGGCTTCGCGTACGCCGCCTACCGGCAGCCCGACACCGACGAGGGCTACGCGGGCACCCAGGCCGGACTGACACTCACCGGAGCCACCGGTCCCGTCGACCACGCCGGCCGTCACTACACCAAGCCCGCGGCCGCGCTCACCGTCCGAGGCGGCCGTGACGTGGTCGTCGACGACGCCGACTTCACCCGGCTCGGCGGCGCCGGAGTCGTCTTCGAGCAGGGCACCCAGGACTCCACCCTCACCCGCTCCCGCTTCACCGACCTGTCCTCCGGCGCCGCCTACATCGGCAACACGGAGCCCCGGCCGACCGCCGAACTCACCGGCGCCCGCAACTCGGTGTCGTACAACACCGTCCGTCGCACCGGCGTCGAGTACACGGACGCCGTCGGCATCTGGGCGGGCTACGAGGCGGGCACCGTCATCGACCACAACACCCTCGACGACCTGCCCTACTCCGGCATCTCCGTCGGCTGGGGCTGGAACCAGCCCGAGGTCCAGAAGTCCGTCCTGCGCGACAACCGCATCACGAACAACCGGATCACCAACGCCATGCGCGTCTCCTACGACCAGCACGACGGTGGCGCCATCTACACGCAGGGCGCCCAGCCCGGGACCGTGATCTCCGGGAACTACCTCAACCGGAGCGCGTACGGGAACACCGAGCGCGACGGCAACGGCATCTACCTCGACGAACAGTCCAGCCACATCACCGTCACCCGCAACGTCCTGACCCGGCTCGGCTACAAGTGGGTCTCCAACTGGGCGGACTACGGCATCGACAACCACGCCACCGGCAACTGGACCGACACCGACGCCCCCGCCCTCGGAGGCACCGGTTCGACCCTGACCGCCAACCACACCAAGCTCGACCGACTGCCCGCCGAGGCGCTGAAGGTGGCCGGGTCGGCCGGCGCGGACCCCCACGGCCGTGTCGAACAGCTCCGCCGCGACCTGGCCCGCACCGGCACCGCCACGCAGTCCTCCACGGACGGCACCGCCACCGCGGCGCGCGCGACCGACGGCGACACCTCCACCGACACCCGTACACAGTCAGAGCCGGGCGCCTGGTGGCAGGTCGACCTCGGCGCCGTCCGGCACATCGGCCAGGTAGAGGTCTGGAACGACGCGTCGACGACAACGGCCGACTTCGACGTACAGCTCGCGAGCTCGGCCGACTTCTCCGACGCGACGACCGCACACATCACGGGCAAGGCCCTGCGCCCCACACTCATCGACACCGACGAGGAGGCACGCTACGTCCGTATCAAGCTGAAGGGCGCCGGCAGGGTGGGTCTCAGTCACGTGTTGGTGCATCCCTGA
- a CDS encoding MazG nucleotide pyrophosphohydrolase domain-containing protein: MDHEPMRSVAEFRETFDGSAAAERPELAEHRRTLLTEEAREAAEALTDLASALRAGDDPGTAYRALAKELADVLYVTYGAADALGIDLPAVFAEVHRSNMSKLDADGRVLRRDDGKVLKGPGYRPPVLDHVVAWPPARSSV; the protein is encoded by the coding sequence ATGGATCACGAACCCATGCGCAGTGTCGCCGAGTTCCGCGAGACGTTCGACGGTTCGGCCGCGGCCGAGCGTCCTGAACTGGCGGAACACCGGCGGACGTTGCTCACCGAAGAGGCCCGCGAAGCCGCCGAGGCCCTGACCGACCTCGCGAGCGCCCTGCGGGCCGGCGACGATCCGGGCACCGCGTACAGGGCGTTGGCCAAGGAGCTGGCCGATGTCCTCTACGTCACATACGGCGCCGCCGACGCGCTGGGGATCGACCTGCCCGCGGTCTTCGCCGAGGTCCACCGGTCCAACATGAGCAAGCTCGACGCGGACGGCCGGGTCCTGCGCCGGGACGACGGCAAGGTGCTCAAGGGACCCGGGTACCGGCCCCCGGTCCTCGACCACGTCGTCGCATGGCCGCCGGCCAGATCCTCGGTATGA
- the thpR gene encoding RNA 2',3'-cyclic phosphodiesterase, with translation MPCRPSTETDTKAHVTETPEPAATLRAFIALAPPDDAKDELALALRPVYATHPRLRQNRIEDWHITLAFLGEQSLTTVQQLRQPLAGLAAGHPSPELALRGGGHFDARVLWSGLEGDLDCLHLLSEAVRKQVRACGVDFPERPLRPHLTLARARRHDTTSVPEAAEALDTFIGRRWRPFRLHLVGSTPGNAPAPRRYQDIASWELGGGAGEPAGI, from the coding sequence ATGCCCTGCAGACCATCGACCGAGACCGACACGAAGGCACACGTGACCGAAACGCCCGAGCCCGCCGCGACCCTGCGCGCGTTCATCGCCCTCGCCCCGCCCGACGACGCGAAGGACGAACTGGCGCTCGCTCTGCGCCCGGTCTACGCCACGCACCCCCGCCTGCGGCAGAACCGCATCGAGGACTGGCACATCACACTGGCGTTCCTCGGCGAGCAGTCCCTGACAACCGTTCAGCAGCTCCGGCAGCCGCTTGCCGGCCTCGCAGCCGGCCACCCCTCCCCCGAGCTGGCGCTGCGGGGCGGTGGCCACTTCGACGCGCGCGTCCTGTGGAGCGGCCTGGAGGGTGACCTGGACTGTCTGCATCTGCTGTCCGAAGCGGTCCGGAAACAGGTCAGGGCCTGCGGGGTCGACTTCCCGGAGCGTCCACTGCGCCCCCACCTGACGCTGGCGCGCGCCCGCCGCCACGACACCACGTCCGTCCCGGAGGCTGCCGAGGCTCTCGACACCTTCATCGGCCGCCGCTGGCGCCCCTTCCGCCTCCACCTGGTCGGCAGCACCCCCGGGAACGCCCCTGCGCCGAGGCGCTATCAGGACATCGCGTCGTGGGAGCTCGGCGGCGGTGCCGGGGAGCCCGCCGGGATCTGA